From the Euphorbia lathyris chromosome 6, ddEupLath1.1, whole genome shotgun sequence genome, one window contains:
- the LOC136232931 gene encoding uncharacterized protein encodes MLKFLSKVKIEFNALDPRTASCMEFLAQCNATKAKESNPSCQVMVKRRTDDHPPQITVSFVNGVQEVFDGTTVSAQTIRNMILEKGQHLETEQMFREAGEKWPVIIPEEELHQPAPGTKPRKAEEK; translated from the exons ATGTTGAAGTTCTTATCAAAGGTAAAGATTGAATTCAATGCATTAGACCCACGCACAGCCTCTTGCATGGAGTTTTTAGCCCAATGTAATGCCACCAAGGCCAAGGAGTCCAATCCTTCTTGCCAGGTTATGGTCAAGCGCCGAACCGATGATCATCCACCTCAAATAACTGTCAGTTTCGTCAATGGAGTTCAGGAGGTTTTTGATGGCACTACTGTTTCTGCCCAAACCATAAGGAACATGATTTTGGAGAAGGGTCAACATCTTGAGACTGAGCAGATGTTCCGTGAAGCTGGTGAGAAGTGGCCTGTTATCATCCCAGAGGAAGAACTCCATCAGCCAGCTCCTGGCACCAAG CCAAGGAAAGCGGAGGAGAAGTAG